The DNA region ATCGGAGCGTGCGCGCGAGCAAAATCGGCTCACTGGCGCCTCTTTACTTATATACGGCGCGGCACTATCCGACCATGTTGCGTGTCAACATACAATCGTACGTGAATAGAATTGCCGGAAAAAGGTCCTGGTAAATATCTTTTGGGGCTATGCTTAAGTGTCTCGAATACACACTCATTAAACACTATCGATATCCGACCGACGGATCGATTCACTTCACACGGTGCACTGTTGACACAGGCGATGAACAAGTCGCCGCGTCGACGGAGTGGTGAAGGTTCACACATGACAATCCCTGCGAACGCCGCCCACGCGACTTCGCCCACCCGGCCAGTACCGAGAGCGGCGCGTCTCGTCGGATCGAGGCGCTGTCGTCGCCCGGGCGGCGACCGACGATCGAGTCCGAAGCCGAGTGCCGACCGCCGGTTTCGGTCGCCCTGTCGGACCGGTCGAAACGTGAACCGAATCGGTGCAGACGGACCCGCCCGTGGTTCCCAGCCCAACACAATCCATGACTAGTGACATCGAAACTCTCGAGACGCTGAGCAGCGATTACAAAGCATCCGTTCCCGAAGACCTTCGGGAGACGCGATCGTTCGACTGGTACCTCGAGGCGTGCTACGAGGACCCGAAGATTACGCGAAACGCCCACCAGCGCGTCGCTGACATGTTCGACTTCTACGGCACGTCCTACGACGAGACCGAAGGCGTCGTCGAGTACCGCCTCGCGAGCGAAGACCCGCTGGGTGACGGCGAGAACACCTTCTACGGGACCGTGATCCACCAGTCGATCCACGAGTTCGTCAACAAGGTCAAGTCCGGCGCCCGGCGACTGGGTCCGGAACGACGGATCAAACTCCTGCTCGGCCCAGTTGGCTCCGGGAAATCGCATTTCGACAAACAGGTGCGCAAGTACTTCGAGGACTACACGCTCCGCGAGGAAGGCCGCATGTACACCTTCCGCTGGACCAACCTCGGCGACGTGATCCACGATCAGGACCCAACAGACGACACGGTCCGCTCGCCGATGAACCAGGATCCGCTCGTCCTCCTGCCGCTCGAGCAGCGCCAGACGGTGATCGACGACCTGAACGAGCGACTCGACGCGCCGTACACGATCCGCAACGAGCAGAGCCTCGATCCCGAGAGCGAGTTCTACATGGACAAGTTGCTCGCTCACTACGACGACGACCTCCAGCAGGTGCTCGCGAACCACGTCGACGTCGTTCGCCTCGTCGCGGACGAGAACAAGCGCCAGTGTCTCGAGACGTTCGAGCCGAAGGACAAGAAGAACCAGGACGAAACCGAGTTGACCGGCGACGTCAACTACTCGAAGATTGCCATCTACGGAGAATCCGACCCTCGCGCGTTCGACTACTCGGGCGCGTTCTGTAACGCCAACCGCGGTATCTTCTCCGGCGAAGAGCTCCTGAAACTCCAGCGGGAGTTCCTCTACGACTTCCTGCACGCCACCCAGGAGATGACGATCAAGCCCAAGAACAACCCGCGAATTGACATCGACCAGGTGATCGTCGGCCGGACGAACATGCCCGAGTACAAGGACAAGAAGGGCGACGAGAAGATGGAGGCGTTCAACGACCGAACCAAGCGCATCGACTTCCCGTACGTCCTCTCCTACGAACAGGAGTCCCAAATCTACGACAAGATGCTCGCCAACGCCGACGTCCCCGACATCAACGTCGAGCCACACACCCTCGAGATGGCGGGGCTGTTCGGCGTCCTCACCCGGATCGAAGAGCCCGACACCGAAACGGTCGACCTGCTCTCGAAGGCGAAGGCCTACAACGGCGAGATCGACGAGGGTGACGACCTGGACGTCAAAAAGCTCCGCGAGGAGGCCGCCCGCAAGGCCGAAATCGGCGAGGGGATGGTCGGCGTCTCCCCCCGGTTCATCGGTGACGAGATTGCCGAGGCGATCATGGACTCGAAACACCGTTCGCGGGGATTCCTCTCGCCGCTGACGGTGTTCAACTTCTTCGAGGAGAACCTCGAGCACCACGGCTCGATTCCGGAGGAGAACTTCGATCGCTACTACCGCTACCTCGAGATGGTTCGCGAGGAGTATCGCGAGCGTGCCATCGAGGACGTCCGCCACGCGCTGGCCTACGACGTCGACGAGATCCAGCGCCAGGGCGAGAAGTACATGGACCACGTCATGGCCTACATCGACGACGACACCATCGAGGACTCCCTGACGGGCCGCGAGCAAGAGCCCGACGAGACGTTCCTGCGGTCGGTCGAGGAGAAACTCAACGTGCCCGAAGACCGCAAGAACGACTTCCGCCAGGAAGTGTCGAACTGGGTCTCCCGGCGCGCCCGCGAGGGTGACACGTTCAACCCCCAGGACAACGAGCGCCTGCGCCGGGCCCTCGAGCGAAAGCTCTGGGA from Natronosalvus rutilus includes:
- a CDS encoding PrkA family serine protein kinase, with the translated sequence MTSDIETLETLSSDYKASVPEDLRETRSFDWYLEACYEDPKITRNAHQRVADMFDFYGTSYDETEGVVEYRLASEDPLGDGENTFYGTVIHQSIHEFVNKVKSGARRLGPERRIKLLLGPVGSGKSHFDKQVRKYFEDYTLREEGRMYTFRWTNLGDVIHDQDPTDDTVRSPMNQDPLVLLPLEQRQTVIDDLNERLDAPYTIRNEQSLDPESEFYMDKLLAHYDDDLQQVLANHVDVVRLVADENKRQCLETFEPKDKKNQDETELTGDVNYSKIAIYGESDPRAFDYSGAFCNANRGIFSGEELLKLQREFLYDFLHATQEMTIKPKNNPRIDIDQVIVGRTNMPEYKDKKGDEKMEAFNDRTKRIDFPYVLSYEQESQIYDKMLANADVPDINVEPHTLEMAGLFGVLTRIEEPDTETVDLLSKAKAYNGEIDEGDDLDVKKLREEAARKAEIGEGMVGVSPRFIGDEIAEAIMDSKHRSRGFLSPLTVFNFFEENLEHHGSIPEENFDRYYRYLEMVREEYRERAIEDVRHALAYDVDEIQRQGEKYMDHVMAYIDDDTIEDSLTGREQEPDETFLRSVEEKLNVPEDRKNDFRQEVSNWVSRRAREGDTFNPQDNERLRRALERKLWEDKKHNINFSALVSANEFDDDERSAWIDALMEQGYSEAGAKEVLEFAGAEVAKAEIED